In the genome of Oryzias melastigma strain HK-1 linkage group LG19, ASM292280v2, whole genome shotgun sequence, the window CCAGTCCAGGTAAGGGccttcacatttttgtgtatCGTGGtgattttcagtaaaaaataagtatttattcatgtatttctggTATGCAGCacctttaaaataacaatttgattcagattAAACTCATGTTTTATAAACTGGTAACAGATGATTGTAACTTTATGGGTAAATTATcagaattataaaataattttttttttcagctaagaATGTCagatttgtttgcatttttataaaaaaaaatcttatttttttgtgcagtaTCAGTGATAACTGTCACTTTTATCAAGtgaaatattcttttttgtttcgagatttaaatgaagtttatttaaatttaagttaaaaattaaaaaatcaagtgAATGAcatggatttttaaaatttaaggggtgcaaccttttttattttagttattttaattttgttgatttatttataggTACTTAGAGcacaaaagttactttttaagctttttttctgtttgggtttTACAATtataaatagcatttttaaacttttaagtgtagtaaaaatatattttaaggatAGTGACTACAGATCATTTCTTTGCCATATAATGtcaattttcaaagaaaatttgatatttttatgtacttttttccACATTATGGCTCATTAGCATATCTCTGACTATAATCATGGTGTCATGTGTATTTCTGTTACCCTTGTGCCTCCTGAGGTCCAGTGGCGGCTCAGTCGGTGAAGCCAACATGTTAAATTCCTCTCCCGATCCTTCATCTGCTTTCCGTCCAAGCCCCCGCTTATCATTCTCGTGCTTGGCGATCTTGGCCGTAAACGTGTTTATAGAGATTGGATGGATTTGTGAATACGAcgtgaatatacagtcaatgacatCCAGCCTGGAGGAACATCAAAGTCTTTAATATTAAATTCTGTTGTTTCTAAAAGGGTTAGGGATGACAAACTGTAATGGACTGGTTTTTGTGTGCACCCAACTGACCCGATGGATGTCTCTCCAACACATTCTTCTGAGTTAATTCAATTAAGCTTCCAGCTGCTCCATTATTCTGGTTAATAGGATGTTCGTCTGGTATTCTATCTggcttttcttgttttaacaTGTGCTCAAATCAATAGTCTAAATATGTTTGTGTTCAATTTTGATGCAGCTACAAATAGTCCCCCCATTAGTGAGGATAAGAACTTAATACCTTCTTATTCGTTTGTATTTTAGTCTAGACTGGGGTCTTTCACCCGTCCTTTGtgggctctctggctaaagaaaaataaagttttttccttttaaaaaagtagCTGTAAGGTGAAAGTAACATTTTCACAAAGTAATCCAACTAAATTCAACTAGTTAATAAGCATTTAAAGGAGATCATATGTCACGggtcaaactaaaatattttatctaatttttgtGCGCTGTGTACCACGAAAAATTAATTGGAAATCAGCATTAATGCACACCAGATTATAAAAtggatttcttattttttaacaaattcaaatatttaagtGTGTCGATAAATACAGTGAGAGTCATTTAATTAGCTCAGATTTATTAAGTTTTGGTtggatttatgtatttttgacagataccaccagccctccagatcattttattttattgttattaatggcttgaTGTTATCTGtctgcttatttctaactagtataattttgacagaatatatttttatggagagtaaaatactgaagttatttaaggttttagttgatttattctgaaataatattcttgcctttttattattcataattatgttaaaaatgtacactttaaaagttttaaaaattggcattctgttagttttttggagtattttggcatttactgagattttttaagctatttttagctaatatttcagctacgtgctagctgttttggctaacttaggcttctttaaatattttttaggctgttttggagttaggctaatatttacctgctagctgttttggctagtttagtcttttttcagttttttaggctattttaaagttatttctagccattttttcagctacaagctagctgttttggctaacttaggcttctttaaaagttttttaggctgttttggagttaggctaatatttatatgctagctgttttggctagtttaggcttttttctgtttttttaggctactttaaagtttagctaattttttcagctacttgctagctgttttggctaaccgaagttttttaggctaattttgcatttagctaatattttaactggctatcaacttcagtgatttttagctatcaatttcagcatctttagctatcagcactagcatcttcagcgaccaaatttcAGTTtgtagcattcacactagaattgttgcaggtaatattttttatttatacaaaaaagttactttttattaatcaCAATGGTAACATTGACTTGTCTTTGtagctcctgctgggttttggtcagtaaaaaaTTGACCCGAATGGTTCTGTAAGGTTGCGGACTCCTGGTCTAGACacctgttttggttttaaaagaaAGCCCATATTTTTGACTGCTCTCTTGACTTTCAGAATGTCCTGCATAGATGATCACAGGTGAGTCAAATAAGCctcaaaatgatttttacaCATACAAATCcctgatttatttctttaatttcttcttCAAACTTTCTTCACTTAGAGGGCATCAATATGGTAAGGAATCTGTTCATTTCAGACATATTTGCTCTAACATTCCTTCCATCACTAAAAAATATCCGTGTTTTTGTttagaggaagaggaggagctgggAGAAGAAGGTGAGACTGATGTTGTGTtattagatcatttttttctaacatttagaaaatttttatccacaaaaatatgcaaaaattggaacggttttctttttttttttctggctttttgGTTCTAAAGAAGAGCGCCCCAAACCTAAGTAAGAAAACAAATCAGACATTTGACCAAAAACGTTTGAATTTCATGCATTTTGACgtaaattcctgttttttcaGGCCGGTGGTCCCACAAATTGTAGCCCCTAAGATCCCAGAGGGGGAGCGGGTTGACTTTGATGTATGTCTGCACACATTTGCAGCTTTTCATCAGAATGAGTCCAAAACTTGTGTGCTGGTTGTTTGTTAGGACATCCACAGGAAAAGGATGGAGAAAGAtcttctggagctgcagactcTGATTGATGTTCactttgaacaaagaaaaagagaagaagaggagctGATCGGACTCAAAGAAAGGATTGTAAGTCCTGTAGTCTTATTccattaaagaagtaaaatgATGATTTGAATATAGCGTCTTTTTCAGGAGAGACGAAGAGCCGAAAGAGCCGAGCAGCAGCGAGTGAGAGCCGAAAAGGAGCGCGACAGACAAACGAGGCTTGCTGTAATAAATCTTTTCATATATTCTAGAACTGTTTCAAATAATATAATTTGACCAAAAACCCAGGAGCAATTAGAAAATAGATGTGCTCCACAGGAAGAGAGGCAAAGAAAAGAGGATGAGGAGGCAAAAAAGAGAGCAGATGATGAGGCCAAAAAGAAGAAGGTGCTCTCCAACATGGGGGCTCACTTTGGAGGCTTCCTTGCAAAGGTACAGgaagtttgtttaaattttaagcGACAGGTCAGGTtgcttaaaattattttcctgcagGTAGAGCAAAGACGAGGTAAGAAGCAAACGGCGAGAGAAATCAAGAAGAAGACCCTGGCTGAGAGACGCAAGCCGCTCAGTATAGAGAACCTGAGAGAGGACAGCCTCAAGTCAGTGAGGATCATTTaaaatggttgaaaaatatGAGTGTGTCGCTTTACTTGATGATGCATTGCAGAGAAAAAGCGAAGGAGTTGTGGGAGTGGATCTACCAGCTGGAGTCAGAGAAGTTTGACCTGACTGAGAagatgaagagacagaagtATGAGGTTAGGACCACCAGGATCACTAACTTTCctaaaaatgatcacatttattaattaaaaacctCTTTTTAAACCATAATTTCAGATTAATGTTCTTCTGAACAGAATTCAACATGCTCAAAAATTGTGAGTAAATCTTCAACACGTGTCATTTaacttttagtgattttttattttttggtgacagttaaatttatgatttgtgtatttttcttttctctttttctaatGCAGCAAAAAGGGTCATGGGAAAGGAAAGGTCGGAGGACGCTGGAAGTAAAGCAAAATTTACAGgaacatatttatttgatttgcaTTTGTAGCTGTTAAAATACAGGCctgaatgaaataaagaaatataaatgacGTTTGAGTTTatcgtttttgtgttttatgacaATCAAACGTCATTTTAACTTGTTGTATCTTGTAAACGAATTCCTTTCAAATACTTATAACAAATCAAAAcactttcactttttctgttccACAAAGATTGCATGGACATCATTACTGCTCCCATCATGCCTTGCTTCAAACCCGGCCTGGAGAGCCAGGCTTGCTGCTTTCTTTGCAAAACCTGCTTCCTGCTCTTTGTTTAGATCCAAAATGTACCTGGaatgcaaaaaatacaattcatacTGAAGTTCATCCCGCACcaacatcaaatatttaaaaaatacatttaaaaaatatatatttgtaaatttgCATACTTATAATTTATTTACTACAAGACAGGAAATAAAACACTTAGTGGAACAATACATGCTGTGCTTCCTAAAATTGTGTGGTCGGCTTTCGCCAGTTATTATCGGGTGCACACGTATTACTatgtggtgcacaccagttaataTCAAGTTACAATCTAGTGATgataactggtgcacaccaattATTATCTGGTGCACTCCTGTTGCAATCTGGTGTGCACAAATTATCTGTTGCTCAtgatttactatctggtgtgcaccaatcACTACCTGGTGCACTCctgttgctatctggtgtgcacaaatTACTATCTGTTGCTCACATGCTACTATCTTgtgtgctcaccagttactatcccATGCGCACAAGTTACTATCTGCTGTGCACAGGTTCCTATATTGTGCTTActatttactatctggtgcgcacaagttactatctggtgctcaccagttactatctggtgcgcatgagttactatctggttctcaccagttactatctggtgcgcatgagttactatctggtgctcacatgctactatcttgtgtgcaccagttactatcccgtgtgcacaagttactatcctgtgctcaccagttactatctggtgcgcaccttTCACTATTTGGTGTGCACGTTACTATTTTGTGCtcaccaattactatctggtgcgcatcagTTACTATTCGGTGCTCACCAGCTATTATCTTGTGCGCGCCAGTTACTATCCGGTGTGCACAAGTTACTATCctgtgctcaccagttactatctggtgcgcatgagttactatctagtgctcaccagttactatctggtgcgcacttGTTACTTTTTGGTGTGCAtatgttactatctggtgctcaccaattactatctggtacgCATGAGTTACTATCTGTTGCTCAACAGTTACTATGTTGAGTGCACAAGTTACTATCTTGTATGGACAATTTACTATCTGTTGCTCAcaatttactatctggtgcacacctgTTTCTGTCCAgtgatagtaactggtgagtaCCAGTTACTGTTAATGTCTGTGCAAActtgttactatctggtgcacaaaaGATATGAGTCCCTTTAGGGACTCTATCCAGTATATAGGAAAGAAAgcacacaaaaatatttggtgttCAAAGTCCAAATTCTGTAGAGTTCCAGCCATTTTGCTTTGGTGGCTGAACAGTCACCATGGCAGCCAAAATAtgttactataaaaaaaaaaaactcacttggCCAACTCCATGACGAGTACAGCGTCTGGTGCTGCAATCTGTCCCAACATGGGGCCTAACTGGTGCAGGCAGCTTCATGGTGCAGcccaaaaataaaacccagagAAAGCatgaattgttatttttgtatcatatcAATAAATGAAACTCAAGACGATGATGTTGTTGGTGGTAATGAGATAGAACGCCTCACCTTACAGAAAAgtaaatgaaattaaagaaatgggAGTATTTCTGCTTGTCTGGGAGTTTGTGAACTGATTCCAAGGGAAGGAATGTCAAGGAGACTCCATTCAGGTGCATCAAATCTAAAGAAGATATACGATTAATAATTAATTGTTAGTTTATTTACTTAACATGGTGAAAAATTGGCTTCAGACATATGAGAAACATTTTGATTGGGATTTTCGCATGTGATTAGTTTACCTCCATCCATCCTAGTTCTAAATGTAGATACCTTTAATCATCAAAGATTTCAGGTCAATCTGCATGGATGACTTCTCTGTTTCCTTTTCAGGTTTAGAAGTAGAAAGATTTCTCCGTCTCCTGGACAAAGTCTGGAACAATCCCTGCACGTTTGCAAAAGAAATGTCCTGCGCCgtctaagaaaacaaaataatcctTCAAATAGATACAAAATAGTAACTTTTTCAGATCATTTCAGCGTCAATACTTTATTTTACCTTGATGTGTTTCCCATTTTGTGTCTTCATCATGCTCATGTCATCAGTTTCAATCCCAAATGAGAGGTAGGGGCTGGAAACGATGTCTCCCCAGTATCCTCTGTACGCCACCGAGTCTCCCGCCTGCCAGGATGCACACTCAtgtgaaatactttttattaaacgtataccttcatttttatttccaaacacGCCAGCGCTTACTCGACTGAACACTCTCGATGAGAGCAAAGTGGGGTTGGGAATTTGATAGATGCCTTCCCTCATTTCAAACGCCAATCCCTGCCCCCTCCATCGCTCATACTGCCGTTTGTTTATCACGCCACACTGTGCACAAACAGGAGCAGATGACCAGATAAACTAAAAACCTCCCAGCTCATCATTAAAGTGGAAAGCAAAAACCAACGACGGGATGTTGACCCCTTTCTTGTGAAGCTTCATGTGAAGGTCCCAGTCGAAACAGCCTTCCCGGGAGTCGTAGCGTGAGCCCAGATGCTGCCGCACTCGGTAATCCCAGGCTTTGGACATGGAGACTGGAGCTGGATGCTGAGATGAGGATGACGAGGTCCATGACTTAAATATCTTGGCTAATTCATCTCTTtccttaaactgtaaaaaaaaaaggttaaaactaaaatgagaCAACATTTTGCAGTTAGTATTTAGTTGATCGATCTggatttgatctgatcagaaccaaCAATGTATTAATATACAATTAATGAACtcagtaggggtgggattatatatgtttttccactacttttcaagcaataaatctaaatctacttgacttaaattaatatttattataattaataTGACctaagtgtgttttggatgcaTCACTGCAAAAATCTCTTTGTTATAAGTAATTAAAGTTATGTTCTTCTTACATTTAcgttcattttctttgtttttttccataaacaatgcattttttatttctgaaatgagTTGGATATACACTACTGTTCAAAAGTTTGGAGTcacttagaattttttttaattttattttaaaaaaacagttttttctacTCTATTCAAAATCATTATTATCAACATTCATTGAAATCTTCAGCTTTTTGGCAAATTCTTATAGCTTATGCACCAACAACAAGACATTTGCAGCTATATTAGCTATAGAGTGTTTTTCTGATTagattcattgaaaaaaaatagtatttttctttcaaaaataagacagttaaaaaaataaacttgtcaACTGTAGTTtatctttgtgattttttttgttatattgtcTAGTTTGTTAAACCTTTAGCTGCGTTGTGTTGAAGCAGTCGTGTGTGCTCGTCTCTATTGTCTCGGTAACAAACAGATGGAGCTGTGATGCCGCTTGTCGCACAATTTCCTCCGTCTGACTTCGGATTTCACAGTTCCCAAACACTTCAAGGAAAacttctgttttctctgaaaagaataaaacaagatGGGAAAGTAAAGGCAAAGCTGACTTCtactaaatgaacatttccGTTAAATCCAACCTACCAGTGGTTCCCATGATTTCTTGAGGAATCAGAGCTATGTAGAGCAGCAGCATCTGCCGAGCCACCAACTCCATGCAGGTTTCTGTCACATATACCTGCAATGAGCCAGAGCTTAGACCATCAGGTACATTTTCTCAATAGTAAAATGTAATGGAACTCACATGGAGACGTTTATCCTGCAAACCGGCGATAGTCTTTAAGATATGTCTTGGATCTCCACTGCCAACCAGTAGAACTTTGATTTCATCCTCAGATCCAACAGGACCTATAAGTAGAGGCAGCAGCATACCATAATCCCACCAAGAATGTACCAAAACCagattaatatatataatatattatatatatatatatatatatatatatatatatatatatatatatatataatgggGCCAGacccggccctctgggtaatgatagccctccagatcattttattttatttgttatttatggccCGATATCTTGCGttcatttctaactagtataattttgacaaaacttatttttatggagagtaaaatgctaaagttatttaaggcttaagtttatttattctggaaaaaatatCCTTGCCtgtttattcataattatcttaaaaatgtacactttagttttaaaaattggcattctgctagctttttggactattttagcatttactaagattttttagactgtttttagctaatatttcagctacatgctagctgttttggctaatttaggcttttttcagtgtttaggctattttaaagtttagctatttttcagctacagtacgtgctagctgttttggctaacctaagttttttaggctaatttggcatttagctaatattttagctggctatcagcttcaatgttttcggctattagcttcagtcatttcatctgtaaacttcagtgttttcagctaacagtttaagagtttttagctttcaatttcagcatctcagcactagtattttcagtaagccaaatttagcttacagtaTTCTCACTAGCATTGTCGCttgtaatactatatatctagttataaTTACGtgaaaaaattatggttttaaattttgaaaaatttcgttttagtgtgttcaataaatgtttatcatgttcggcctgcgacctaaggtgtgttttggattttggccccttgtacgttagagtttgacacccctgtgctAATGTGTATTTGCTTTTGATTTTAGGTGTTACAAAAAATCTTATGTTTTTTCCAAGAGTGTGGTCTCCAACTTTGTGATGAAGTGGAGCTTTGCCAAATTTAAAGGCATTCATCTTCTGATATATTTTCACCCAGCTCTCTTTTTCTGACAATGTATTACTTCCATATATGGAATATATCATCAATACATTGTTGCTCAATATATTTGGAAATATATGATCACTTTGTAATTTATAGAGTATTGTTATCAACCTTTGTAGGGTAGACTCATTTAAATACCACCTGTGATGCTATAAACACACCTTAGTTCCTCACCACAGCTACCCTTGTTCACCCCCCTCGCCAAttctgttattattattattattttttaattatatattatttttctagcaataataataataaaaaatcagtcAATCTTCTTACCCAAACTGAGCAGGTCCAGTGCAGGACTGAACCCCCACCAGGTGATACACCCCGCCCCCTCAGACTTCCGTCCAGAACTCATCCCGTtatgaccaaaaaacaaaagaaactccTTCTTCGATTAAAATGGTTTGTTTATTTACACCTAAAATCCTTCTAAGTTAGCAGAAAGAGCAAAAATAGTAAACGTCCTTCTGCAACATGTTATATATCCTATTAATAAACGCACTTGAGCTGAGTAAAGTTTCCTCACCGTCCTGAGAAAAGTTTGGGTTCCGTCGCTAAGCAACCGCTTTTAAAGCAGGGCACACgcgcgccctctgctggtgacatagattattgcttttttgttgttaatttcaaattgaagattaaaaaactattttctactACTAATATGTTATTtgaggacaaataaaaaaataacaaataatctATGTGAggcttttatgtgtttattagaTTTACAGGAATTTTCttgcacaacaacaaaagctagccaaataacaaacaaagaaaacaaaaaacaaaatgaaaccaaCATAACATTAAAGCTAGAAACTATCATATATTTTAGCTAACATGTATTCCATGCTGATGTTGCACTTGCTGGTTTACAAGTTCTGAGGTCACGTTGGGTTGAGGATAGAAAGAGAGATTATCTTATATAATCATGCAAGCAAACACTCATACAAAAGTACTTTGAATACTTTAGTTGTAAATTTTGCAATAACTTTCTTGGTTGAATCCCAGTGGGAGACCACCTTAATCCACtagatttacaaaataaatataaacaacaacagaacTTCCTTTACACCATAACCCATATCgtttgaaggaaaaaacatgaacacagaaCAAATCAAACGTCAAATAAAACCCCAGAAGTGAGTGGGTTAACGAGGTTTTGCTTTCAGCGCTGCATCAACCTCTTCCTCAGGCATGAGCGTGTGCCACTGCGCCACTGGACGCCTGGGATTCGCCAGCATGTCCGACCAATGACGCAGGCCAACTCCTGTGGCTCCATAACCCATGAAGGTCTTTCCGATGGGGTCATTGCTCCCCAGCTTGTCGTAATCATAGACTGTGATGACCACCTGGACTTTCTGACAGGAGAGAGACAACATCATTGACACTACAGTGGCTGTTACCTGTCCAAAGGGATCATTATTCCAAATCCTACCTGGATTTGCTCAAACGGGACCTCAAAGCTGAAGCTCTCGTTGAAGTAGGGGTTGAGGGTGTTTTTCTtgactgttgtcttcttcttctttatacGTTTTCCATTTTGTTGCAAAACGATCTTCACGTATGGGTCTAGTGTAGGAAAATAGGACACATTAGCATTTCCTTatatagtaatttttttaagcaagatattttttaaagtttatcacCTGATAAGCCGCCaacatccattttcttaagATTCTTTGCTTCCATAATATTTACAGTCAGTTTTCCAGCTGTGGGTACGTAGCGAAGAGAAATGCAAACATCGCCTAGTTTTTCCTGTTGGGTAGAAATGCAATTGCGTTTTTGCTATCCTATTTCAGTGGAAATGTGCCACTTCAAATTAAACGTGTACCTCCTCCTTCTCTACGCTCTCCAAATCTCTCCATTGCTGC includes:
- the LOC112154618 gene encoding troponin T, slow skeletal muscle isoform X1 → MQKLERFSFFFSGFLVLKKSAPNLSKKTNQTFDQKRLNFMHFDVNSCFFRPVVPQIVAPKIPEGERVDFDDIHRKRMEKDLLELQTLIDVHFEQRKREEEELIGLKERIERRRAERAEQQRVRAEKERDRQTRLAEERQRKEDEEAKKRADDEAKKKKVLSNMGAHFGGFLAKVEQRRGKKQTAREIKKKTLAERRKPLSIENLREDSLKEKAKELWEWIYQLESEKFDLTEKMKRQKYEINVLLNRIQHAQKFKKGHGKGKVGGRWK
- the LOC112154618 gene encoding troponin T, slow skeletal muscle isoform X2 — protein: MITEGINMRKRRSWEKKKSAPNLSKKTNQTFDQKRLNFMHFDVNSCFFRPVVPQIVAPKIPEGERVDFDDIHRKRMEKDLLELQTLIDVHFEQRKREEEELIGLKERIERRRAERAEQQRVRAEKERDRQTRLAEERQRKEDEEAKKRADDEAKKKKVLSNMGAHFGGFLAKVEQRRGKKQTAREIKKKTLAERRKPLSIENLREDSLKEKAKELWEWIYQLESEKFDLTEKMKRQKYEINVLLNRIQHAQKFKKGHGKGKVGGRWK
- the LOC112154618 gene encoding troponin T, slow skeletal muscle isoform X3, with the protein product MSCIDDHRGHQYEEEEELGEEEERPKPKPVVPQIVAPKIPEGERVDFDDIHRKRMEKDLLELQTLIDVHFEQRKREEEELIGLKERIERRRAERAEQQRVRAEKERDRQTRLAEERQRKEDEEAKKRADDEAKKKKVLSNMGAHFGGFLAKVEQRRGKKQTAREIKKKTLAERRKPLSIENLREDSLKEKAKELWEWIYQLESEKFDLTEKMKRQKYEINVLLNRIQHAQKFKKGHGKGKVGGRWK
- the LOC112154615 gene encoding dynein assembly factor 3, axonemal isoform X1 produces the protein MSSGRKSEGAGCITWWGFSPALDLLSLGPVGSEDEIKVLLVGSGDPRHILKTIAGLQDKRLHVYVTETCMELVARQMLLLYIALIPQEIMGTTEKTEVFLEVFGNCEIRSQTEEIVRQAASQLHLFVTETIETSTHDCFNTTQLKFKERDELAKIFKSWTSSSSSQHPAPVSMSKAWDYRVRQHLGSRYDSREGCFDWDLHMKLHKKGCGVINKRQYERWRGQGLAFEMREGIYQIPNPTLLSSRVFSRAGDSVAYRGYWGDIVSSPYLSFGIETDDMSMMKTQNGKHIKTAQDISFANVQGLFQTLSRRRRNLSTSKPEKETEKSSMQIDLKSLMIKDLMHLNGVSLTFLPLESVHKLPDKQKYSHFFNFIYFSVSCLHQLGPMLGQIAAPDAVLVMELAKYILDLNKEQEAGFAKKAASLALQAGFEARHDGSSNDVHAIFVEQKK
- the LOC112154615 gene encoding dynein assembly factor 3, axonemal isoform X2; this encodes MELVARQMLLLYIALIPQEIMGTTEKTEVFLEVFGNCEIRSQTEEIVRQAASQLHLFVTETIETSTHDCFNTTQLKFKERDELAKIFKSWTSSSSSQHPAPVSMSKAWDYRVRQHLGSRYDSREGCFDWDLHMKLHKKGCGVINKRQYERWRGQGLAFEMREGIYQIPNPTLLSSRVFSRAGDSVAYRGYWGDIVSSPYLSFGIETDDMSMMKTQNGKHIKTAQDISFANVQGLFQTLSRRRRNLSTSKPEKETEKSSMQIDLKSLMIKDLMHLNGVSLTFLPLESVHKLPDKQKYSHFFNFIYFSVSCLHQLGPMLGQIAAPDAVLVMELAKYILDLNKEQEAGFAKKAASLALQAGFEARHDGSSNDVHAIFVEQKK
- the LOC112154618 gene encoding troponin T, slow skeletal muscle isoform X4 → MITEGINMRKRRSWEKKDIHRKRMEKDLLELQTLIDVHFEQRKREEEELIGLKERIERRRAERAEQQRVRAEKERDRQTRLAEERQRKEDEEAKKRADDEAKKKKVLSNMGAHFGGFLAKVEQRRGKKQTAREIKKKTLAERRKPLSIENLREDSLKEKAKELWEWIYQLESEKFDLTEKMKRQKYEINVLLNRIQHAQKFKKGHGKGKVGGRWK